The following coding sequences are from one Buchnera aphidicola (Periphyllus testudinaceus) window:
- the rplA gene encoding 50S ribosomal protein L1 has translation MKNNNKKKNHILKKMNIIKAISILKDKSKKKFVESFDIAIMLGIDPKKTDQNIRGATVLPHGNGKKIKIAVFADGEEAKEAKKAGAEFIGMDDLAKKIKKNKIKFDITVATPKSMKIVSSLGSILGPKGLMPNHKIGTITSNIYKTIKKIKNGQIRYKNDKNGIIHASIGKTNFSEIQIKENLISLITDLKKQKPNKMKGIYLKKIFLTTTMGQAIQIKQSILE, from the coding sequence ATGAAAAATAATAATAAAAAAAAAAATCATATATTAAAAAAAATGAATATCATAAAAGCAATATCAATTTTAAAAGACAAATCTAAAAAAAAATTTGTTGAAAGTTTTGATATAGCTATAATGTTAGGAATTGATCCAAAAAAAACAGACCAAAACATTAGAGGAGCAACAGTTTTACCTCATGGGAATGGTAAAAAAATAAAAATAGCAGTATTTGCAGACGGAGAAGAAGCAAAAGAAGCTAAAAAAGCTGGAGCAGAATTCATTGGAATGGATGACTTAGCTAAAAAAATTAAAAAAAATAAAATTAAATTTGATATAACTGTTGCAACACCAAAATCTATGAAAATAGTAAGTTCTTTAGGATCTATTTTAGGACCAAAAGGATTAATGCCAAATCATAAAATTGGAACTATTACATCAAACATTTATAAAACTATTAAAAAAATAAAAAATGGACAAATAAGATATAAAAATGATAAAAATGGAATTATTCATGCATCTATAGGAAAAACAAATTTTTCTGAAATTCAAATAAAAGAAAATTTAATTAGTTTAATAACAGATCTAAAAAAACAAAAGCCTAATAAAATGAAAGGAATATATTTAAAAAAAATATTTTTAACCACTACAATGGGACAAGCAATACAAATTAAACAATCTATTTTAGAGTAA
- the rplJ gene encoding 50S ribosomal protein L10 — protein sequence MSINIKKKKKIINEIKKISENSLSAVIADPKKINSNKINILRKNARKNNVKIKVIKNTLLKKAIHKTQFECLKKKLKNFTLIAYSIKNPGSAAKLLYLFSKENKTFKIKGAAFEGKFIKSKKIKKLVSIPTYKESIQKLMFTIKEATIGKLVRTLMSIKNKKE from the coding sequence ATGTCTATTAATATTAAAAAAAAAAAAAAAATAATAAATGAAATAAAAAAAATATCCGAAAATTCATTATCAGCAGTAATAGCAGATCCAAAAAAAATTAATTCAAATAAAATAAATATATTAAGAAAAAACGCAAGAAAAAACAACGTTAAAATTAAAGTCATAAAAAATACATTACTAAAAAAAGCAATTCATAAAACACAATTTGAATGTTTAAAAAAGAAATTAAAAAATTTTACTCTAATTGCTTATTCTATAAAAAATCCTGGAAGTGCAGCAAAATTATTATATTTATTTTCAAAAGAAAACAAAACTTTTAAAATAAAAGGAGCAGCTTTTGAAGGTAAATTTATTAAATCAAAAAAAATAAAAAAATTAGTATCAATACCTACATATAAAGAATCTATACAAAAACTAATGTTTACAATAAAAGAAGCAACAATAGGAAAATTAGTTAGAACTCTTATGTCTATAAAAAATAAAAAAGAATAA
- the rplL gene encoding 50S ribosomal protein L7/L12, whose translation MSINKKEIINTVSQMSVMEIMELIKSMEKKFGVSATQITNQNIQQEEKKIEEKVEFDVHIQSIGKNKVSVIRAVRSLTTLGLKEAKDLVESAPTIIKEKVNKEEAESLKKTLETAGAIVELK comes from the coding sequence ATGTCTATTAATAAAAAAGAAATAATAAATACTGTCTCACAAATGTCAGTAATGGAAATAATGGAATTAATAAAATCCATGGAAAAAAAATTTGGAGTTTCAGCAACACAAATCACAAACCAAAATATACAACAAGAAGAAAAAAAAATAGAAGAAAAAGTAGAATTTGATGTTCATATACAATCTATAGGAAAAAACAAAGTTTCTGTAATAAGAGCTGTAAGAAGTTTAACAACTCTAGGGCTAAAAGAAGCTAAAGATTTAGTAGAATCTGCACCTACTATTATAAAAGAAAAAGTTAATAAAGAAGAAGCCGAATCTTTAAAAAAAACACTAGAAACAGCTGGCGCAATAGTAGAATTAAAATAA
- the rpoC gene encoding DNA-directed RNA polymerase subunit beta', giving the protein MKELFKFIKKKNKSEDFNAIKISLPSPEVIRSWSYGEVKKPETINYRTFKPERDGLFCSRIFGPVKDYECLCGKYKRLKHRGVVCEKCGVEVTQSKVRRERMGHIELASPIAHIWFLKSLPSRIGLLLDMPLRDIERVLYFESYVVTNNGTTNLKKNSILTEEQNIKATEKFGDEFQVEMGAQAIQKILKGINLKKEYKNLRKELKKTNSETKKKKTTKRIKLIESFIQSKNKPEWMILTVLPILPPDLRPLVPLDGGRFATSDLNDLYRRVINRNNRLKRLLELSAPDIIVRNEKRMLQESVDALLDNGRRGRAIIGSNKRPLKSLADMIKGKQGRFRQNLLGKRVDYSGRSVITVGPYLKLNQCGLPKKMALELFKPFIYGKLEQKNLATTIKSAKRMVEKEESIVWDVLDEVIKKHPILLNRAPTLHRLGIQAFEPILIEGKAIQLHPLVCAAYNADFDGDQMAVHIPLTIESQVEAKNLMMSTNNILSPANGEPIIVPSQDVVLGLYYMTREKINGKGENMLLSDIKEAEKVYELGFAELHSIVKIKITEYSKKNKKTYKKNTKIVKTTIGRAILWKIVPKGLPFSIVNKTLKKNTISDMINTCYRILGTKKTVIFADQIMYTGFSYAARSGSSVGIDDMKIPKQKTEIINEAKTEVLEIQEQFQSGLVTSGERYNKVIDIWSTANEKVSESMMKNLSTENIINKKGKIKKQISFNSIFIMADSGARGSAAQIRQLAGMRGLMAKPDGSIIETPITANFREGLSVLQYFISTHGARKGLADTALKTANSGYLTRRLVDVAQDLVVTEKNCKTKNGIEMISLIEGGNVKEPLRDRVLGRISLKNIFKNHSQEILIKKNTLLNEKYCNLLEKYSIDTVEVRSIVHCETNFGVCAYCYGRDLARGKLVKKGEAIGVIAAQSIGEPGTQLTMRTFHIGGAASRSVTESNIQVRNTGILKLNNSKSVINSSGKTVITARNVELKIIDSLGRTQESYKIPYGTILEKTNGDKVYSREIIAVWDPHTIPVITEVNGYIKFVDMLEGQSIIKQTDEITGLSSIIILDMSERSSLGKDLRPSLKIINSNKDDVLIPGTQMPAQYFLPGKTIIQLENGEKIRSGDTLAKVPQESVSTKDITGGLPRVADLFEARKPKEPAILAEKSGIISFGKETKGKRRLIITPLNGKNIYEEMIPKWRQLNVFEGERVEKGDIISDGPESPHDILRLRGIQSVTRYIVNEVQEVYRLQGVKINDKHIEAIIRQMLRKATIIDNGESEFLNGEQVEYSRIRISNIKLKKQNKKIISYNRDLLGITKASLATESFISAASFQETTRVLTESAVAGKIDDLRGLKENVIVGRLIPAGTGYKYHQDRLLNKKINQFQGNRTKKNSSKKKISLEEASANLSELLNSTNL; this is encoded by the coding sequence TTGAAAGAGCTATTTAAATTTATTAAAAAAAAAAATAAATCTGAAGATTTTAATGCAATAAAAATTTCACTACCTTCTCCTGAAGTTATAAGATCTTGGTCATATGGAGAAGTCAAAAAACCAGAAACAATTAATTATAGAACATTTAAGCCTGAAAGAGATGGATTATTCTGTTCTAGAATATTTGGTCCTGTTAAAGACTATGAATGTTTATGTGGAAAATATAAAAGATTAAAACATCGAGGAGTAGTTTGTGAAAAATGTGGAGTAGAAGTGACTCAAAGTAAAGTTCGAAGAGAAAGAATGGGTCATATTGAATTAGCTTCTCCTATAGCTCATATATGGTTTTTAAAATCATTACCATCAAGAATCGGTTTACTTTTAGATATGCCATTAAGAGATATTGAACGAGTATTATATTTTGAATCATATGTAGTAACTAATAACGGAACCACTAATTTAAAAAAAAATTCTATTTTAACAGAAGAACAAAACATTAAAGCTACAGAAAAATTTGGAGATGAATTTCAAGTAGAAATGGGAGCACAAGCAATACAAAAAATTTTAAAAGGAATAAATTTAAAAAAAGAATATAAAAATCTAAGAAAAGAACTAAAAAAAACTAACTCTGAAACTAAAAAAAAAAAAACTACCAAAAGAATAAAATTAATAGAATCTTTTATACAATCCAAAAATAAACCAGAATGGATGATATTAACAGTTTTACCAATTCTTCCACCAGATTTAAGACCATTAGTTCCATTAGATGGAGGAAGATTTGCTACATCTGATTTAAATGATTTATATAGAAGAGTAATCAACAGAAACAATCGATTAAAAAGATTATTAGAATTATCTGCTCCAGATATTATTGTTAGAAATGAAAAAAGAATGTTGCAAGAATCTGTAGATGCATTACTAGATAATGGAAGAAGAGGTAGAGCAATTATTGGATCTAATAAAAGACCATTAAAATCTTTAGCTGATATGATTAAAGGAAAACAAGGTAGATTTCGTCAAAATTTACTTGGAAAAAGAGTAGATTATTCAGGTCGTTCTGTAATTACAGTTGGTCCATATCTTAAATTAAACCAATGTGGATTACCTAAAAAAATGGCTTTAGAACTATTTAAACCATTTATATATGGAAAACTAGAACAAAAAAATTTAGCTACAACTATAAAATCTGCAAAAAGAATGGTAGAAAAAGAAGAATCAATTGTTTGGGATGTTTTAGATGAAGTTATTAAAAAACACCCAATACTATTAAATAGAGCTCCTACTTTACATAGATTAGGTATACAAGCTTTTGAACCAATATTAATAGAAGGAAAAGCTATTCAATTACATCCATTAGTATGTGCTGCATATAACGCAGATTTTGATGGTGATCAAATGGCTGTTCATATACCATTAACTATAGAATCTCAAGTTGAAGCAAAAAACTTAATGATGTCTACAAATAATATCCTTTCTCCAGCAAATGGAGAACCAATTATAGTTCCTTCTCAAGATGTAGTTCTCGGACTATATTATATGACACGAGAAAAAATAAATGGAAAAGGAGAAAACATGCTTCTATCTGATATAAAAGAAGCAGAAAAAGTATATGAATTAGGTTTTGCTGAACTTCATTCTATTGTAAAAATAAAAATTACAGAATATTCTAAAAAAAACAAAAAAACCTACAAAAAAAATACAAAAATTGTAAAAACAACTATTGGAAGAGCAATACTATGGAAAATTGTCCCAAAAGGACTTCCTTTTTCTATAGTAAATAAAACATTAAAAAAAAATACTATTTCAGATATGATTAATACTTGTTATAGAATTTTAGGTACTAAAAAAACAGTTATTTTTGCTGATCAAATAATGTACACTGGATTCTCTTATGCAGCACGTTCAGGATCTTCTGTTGGAATTGATGATATGAAAATACCTAAACAAAAAACAGAAATCATTAACGAAGCCAAAACTGAAGTTCTAGAAATACAAGAACAATTTCAATCAGGATTAGTTACTTCAGGAGAAAGATATAATAAAGTTATAGATATTTGGTCAACAGCTAACGAAAAAGTATCTGAATCTATGATGAAAAATTTATCTACAGAAAATATTATTAATAAAAAAGGAAAAATTAAAAAACAAATTTCATTTAATAGTATTTTTATTATGGCAGATTCTGGAGCAAGAGGATCAGCAGCTCAAATACGTCAATTAGCTGGAATGAGAGGATTAATGGCAAAGCCAGATGGATCTATTATTGAAACACCTATTACAGCAAATTTTAGAGAAGGATTAAGTGTTTTACAATATTTTATTTCTACACATGGAGCACGAAAAGGTCTTGCTGATACTGCTTTAAAAACAGCAAACTCTGGATATTTAACGCGAAGATTAGTAGATGTTGCTCAAGATCTTGTAGTAACAGAAAAAAATTGTAAAACAAAAAATGGAATAGAAATGATTTCTTTAATTGAAGGAGGAAATGTTAAAGAACCTTTAAGAGACAGAGTATTAGGAAGAATTTCTTTAAAAAATATTTTTAAAAATCACTCTCAAGAAATATTAATAAAAAAAAATACTCTATTAAACGAAAAATACTGTAATTTATTAGAAAAATATTCAATTGACACAGTAGAAGTTCGATCAATAGTTCATTGCGAAACAAATTTTGGAGTATGCGCATATTGTTATGGAAGAGATTTAGCTAGAGGAAAATTAGTAAAAAAAGGAGAAGCTATTGGTGTAATAGCGGCACAATCTATAGGAGAACCAGGAACTCAATTAACAATGAGAACTTTTCACATTGGAGGTGCAGCATCTAGATCAGTTACAGAATCAAATATTCAAGTCCGAAATACTGGAATATTAAAATTAAATAATTCTAAATCTGTTATTAATTCATCTGGAAAAACTGTTATTACAGCACGTAATGTAGAATTAAAAATCATTGATTCATTAGGTAGAACTCAAGAAAGTTATAAAATTCCTTATGGAACTATTTTAGAAAAAACAAATGGCGATAAAGTTTATTCTAGAGAAATTATAGCAGTTTGGGACCCACATACTATTCCTGTAATTACTGAAGTTAATGGATATATAAAATTTGTAGATATGTTAGAAGGACAAAGTATCATTAAACAAACTGATGAAATAACTGGTTTATCTTCTATAATAATTTTAGATATGTCTGAAAGAAGCTCACTTGGAAAAGATCTAAGACCATCTTTAAAAATAATTAATTCAAATAAAGATGATGTTTTAATACCAGGAACACAAATGCCTGCTCAATATTTTTTACCAGGAAAAACTATAATTCAATTAGAAAATGGAGAAAAAATAAGATCAGGAGATACTTTAGCTAAAGTTCCTCAAGAATCTGTAAGTACCAAAGATATTACAGGGGGTCTTCCACGAGTTGCTGATTTATTTGAAGCTAGAAAACCAAAAGAACCAGCTATTTTAGCTGAAAAAAGTGGAATAATTTCTTTTGGAAAAGAAACAAAAGGTAAAAGAAGATTAATTATTACTCCTTTAAATGGAAAAAATATATACGAAGAAATGATTCCAAAATGGAGACAATTAAATGTTTTTGAAGGTGAACGCGTAGAAAAAGGAGATATAATATCTGATGGTCCAGAATCACCGCATGACATATTGAGATTGCGAGGAATTCAATCTGTAACAAGATATATTGTGAATGAAGTACAAGAAGTATATCGATTACAAGGTGTAAAAATCAACGACAAACATATTGAAGCTATTATTAGACAAATGCTAAGAAAAGCAACAATTATAGATAATGGTGAATCAGAATTTTTAAATGGAGAACAAGTAGAATATTCCAGAATTAGAATATCTAATATAAAACTCAAAAAACAAAATAAAAAAATAATATCTTACAATAGAGATTTATTAGGAATTACAAAAGCTTCTTTAGCAACAGAATCTTTTATTTCTGCAGCATCTTTTCAAGAAACAACGAGAGTTTTAACAGAATCTGCAGTTGCTGGAAAAATAGATGATTTACGAGGTTTAAAAGAAAATGTTATCGTAGGAAGATTAATTCCGGCAGGAACTGGATATAAATATCATCAAGATAGATTATTAAATAAAAAAATTAATCAATTTCAAGGAAATAGAACAAAAAAAAATTCTTCAAAAAAAAAGATCAGTTTAGAAGAAGCTTCTGCTAATTTATCTGAACTTTTAAATTCAACTAATTTATAA
- a CDS encoding HU family DNA-binding protein: MNKSQLIDIVSKKSLISKIKTKNILDTILSEITKSLQKEENVQLVGFGTFKINKRSARTGRNPKTGKEIQILATKIPSFISGKTLKEAVK; this comes from the coding sequence ATGAACAAATCACAATTAATTGATATTGTTTCAAAAAAATCTTTAATATCAAAAATAAAAACAAAAAATATACTTGATACAATATTATCTGAAATTACAAAATCTCTACAAAAAGAAGAAAATGTTCAATTAGTTGGATTTGGAACATTCAAAATTAATAAAAGATCAGCTAGAACTGGAAGAAATCCAAAAACAGGAAAAGAAATACAAATATTAGCTACAAAAATTCCTTCTTTTATTTCCGGAAAAACATTAAAAGAAGCCGTAAAATAA
- the rpoB gene encoding DNA-directed RNA polymerase subunit beta: MVYSYTEKKRIRKDFGKRQEILKIPYLLSIQINSFKKFINQKKNKSNGIESALKSVFPIKSYNENAEIQYVKYRLGKKSFNVMECHIRGLTYSVPLRVTLRLIIYEKDSIQKKIKNIKEQEVYMGEIPLMTKNGTFIINGTERVVVSQLHRSPGVFFDSDKGKTHSSGKVLYNARIIPYRGSWLDFEFDPKDHLFVRIDRRRKFPVTILLQALGYNSEKILKIFFKKNIFLINKKNVYMKLIPERLRGETISFEIKKNNIIYVKKNERVTARHIKKLEKNKIFSIKIPIQYIIGKTSLKNYFDKKNELIISANSIFTSEILEKIKKNEISKIKTIFTNDLDHGPYISETLKTDHTTDKTSALIEIYRMMRPGEPPTKEASENLFQSLFFSEERYDLSSVGRMKFNRSLLRNKITGKNILDKKDILDVIKKLINIRNGKGEVDDIDHLGNRRVRSIGEMAENQFRIGLIRVERAVKERLSIGDIDAAMPQDMINAKPISAAIKEFFGSSQLSQFMDQNNPLSEITHKRRISALGVGGLTRERAGFEVRDVHPTHYGRVCPIETPEGPNIGLINSLSIYARTNKYGFLETPYRVVSKGYVTKKIEYLSAIEEGNFIIAQANTNLKNNNKISDKLITCRYKNEFGLFKKNQINYMDVSNQQIVSVGASLIPFLEHDDANRALMGANMQRQAVPILKSEKPLVGTGMERSVAVDSGVTVISKRSGTVHYIDASRIVIKAHKKEIKSNEAGIDIYNLIKYKRSNQNTCINQIPCVSLKDTVKKGDVLSDGPATDLGELALGQNMRVAFMPWNGYNFEDSILISEKVVQEDRFTSIHIQELSCISRDTKLGPEEITSDIPNIGESALSKLDESGIIHIGAEVHGGDILVGKVTPKGETQLTPEEKLLRAIFGEKASDVKDSSLRVPNGVLGTVIDIQIFTRDGIKKDKRTIEIEEMQINQIKKDLSDKKKMFEIGLFRQTKSILIKSGLLYKKFKKKSPEKWIFLKLKNKKYQNKLEKIKHQYKILKKTFKKKLIEKKKKITQGDDLSPGILKIVKVYLAVKRYLQTGDKMAGRHGNKGVISKINPVEDMPYDKYGIPVDIVLNPLGVPSRMNIGQILETHLGMAAKGIGNKITKILKQKKRIFNLRSFMQKTFNIGYNTRQKINLNNFSDDEILCLAKNYKKGIPVSTPVFDGALEKEIKDLLKLGDFPKSGQIHLFDGRTGQKFERPVTVGYMYILKLNHLVDDKMHARSTGSYSLVTQQPLGGKAQFGGQRFGEMEVWALEAYGASYTLQEMLTVKSDDVSGRTKMYKNIVDGNHKMEPGMPESFNVLLKEIRSLGINIELED; this comes from the coding sequence ATGGTTTACTCTTATACAGAAAAAAAAAGAATAAGAAAAGATTTTGGAAAAAGACAAGAAATTTTAAAAATTCCTTATTTATTATCCATACAAATTAATTCCTTTAAAAAATTTATTAATCAAAAAAAAAATAAATCAAACGGAATAGAATCAGCTTTAAAATCAGTTTTTCCAATAAAAAGTTATAATGAAAATGCTGAAATTCAATACGTAAAATATAGACTCGGAAAAAAAAGTTTTAATGTTATGGAATGTCATATTAGAGGATTAACATATTCAGTTCCTTTAAGAGTAACTCTAAGATTAATAATATATGAAAAAGATTCTATACAAAAAAAAATAAAAAATATTAAAGAACAAGAAGTTTATATGGGCGAAATACCTTTAATGACTAAAAATGGAACTTTTATTATTAATGGAACAGAACGCGTTGTTGTTTCACAATTACATAGAAGCCCAGGGGTATTTTTTGATAGCGATAAAGGAAAAACGCATTCTTCAGGAAAAGTTTTATATAATGCTAGAATTATTCCTTACAGAGGTTCTTGGTTAGATTTTGAATTTGATCCAAAAGATCATTTATTTGTAAGAATTGATAGACGAAGAAAATTTCCAGTTACAATTCTTTTACAAGCTCTTGGATATAATTCTGAAAAAATTTTAAAAATTTTTTTTAAAAAAAATATATTTTTAATTAATAAAAAAAATGTTTATATGAAACTTATTCCAGAAAGATTAAGAGGAGAAACAATTTCATTTGAAATTAAAAAAAATAATATTATATATGTTAAAAAAAATGAAAGAGTCACAGCAAGACATATAAAAAAATTAGAAAAAAATAAAATTTTTTCTATAAAAATTCCTATACAGTATATTATTGGAAAAACATCTTTAAAAAACTATTTTGATAAAAAAAATGAACTAATTATATCTGCAAACTCAATTTTTACTTCTGAAATTCTAGAAAAAATTAAAAAAAATGAAATTTCTAAAATTAAAACAATATTTACTAATGATTTAGATCATGGTCCATATATCTCTGAAACATTAAAAACAGATCACACAACAGATAAAACAAGTGCTTTAATAGAAATTTATCGTATGATGAGACCAGGAGAACCTCCAACAAAAGAAGCTTCAGAAAATTTATTTCAATCTTTATTTTTTTCAGAAGAAAGATACGATTTATCTTCTGTTGGAAGAATGAAATTTAACCGATCATTATTAAGAAATAAAATTACTGGAAAAAATATACTGGATAAAAAAGATATACTTGATGTAATAAAAAAATTAATTAATATAAGAAATGGAAAAGGAGAGGTCGATGATATAGATCATTTAGGAAATAGACGAGTTCGATCAATTGGAGAAATGGCAGAAAATCAGTTTAGAATTGGTTTAATTAGAGTTGAAAGAGCAGTTAAAGAAAGATTATCTATTGGAGATATAGATGCTGCAATGCCTCAAGATATGATTAACGCAAAACCAATTTCTGCAGCAATAAAAGAATTTTTTGGGTCTAGTCAACTATCACAATTTATGGATCAAAATAATCCACTTTCTGAAATTACTCACAAAAGAAGAATTTCTGCATTAGGTGTAGGAGGACTAACCCGAGAAAGAGCAGGATTCGAAGTTCGAGATGTTCATCCAACTCATTATGGAAGAGTGTGTCCAATTGAAACACCTGAAGGACCAAATATTGGATTAATTAATTCTTTATCAATATATGCTAGAACTAACAAATATGGATTTTTAGAAACTCCTTATAGAGTTGTATCAAAAGGATATGTAACTAAAAAAATAGAATATTTATCTGCTATTGAAGAAGGAAATTTTATAATTGCTCAAGCAAACACAAATCTAAAAAATAATAATAAAATTTCAGATAAATTAATTACTTGCAGATATAAAAACGAATTCGGTTTATTTAAAAAAAATCAAATAAATTATATGGATGTATCAAATCAACAAATTGTATCTGTTGGAGCATCTTTAATTCCTTTTCTAGAGCATGACGATGCAAACCGTGCTTTAATGGGAGCAAACATGCAAAGACAAGCAGTTCCTATTTTAAAATCCGAAAAACCATTAGTTGGAACTGGAATGGAAAGATCTGTAGCTGTCGATTCTGGAGTTACTGTAATTTCTAAAAGAAGTGGAACTGTGCATTATATCGATGCTTCGAGAATTGTAATTAAAGCTCATAAAAAAGAAATAAAATCTAATGAAGCAGGAATTGATATTTACAATTTAATTAAATATAAAAGATCTAACCAAAATACATGTATTAATCAAATTCCATGTGTATCTTTAAAAGATACTGTAAAAAAAGGAGATGTATTAAGCGATGGTCCAGCTACAGATCTAGGAGAATTAGCTTTAGGACAAAATATGAGAGTTGCTTTTATGCCATGGAATGGTTATAACTTTGAAGATTCTATTTTAATTTCAGAAAAAGTAGTTCAAGAAGATAGATTTACAAGTATTCATATTCAAGAACTATCTTGTATTTCTAGAGATACCAAATTAGGACCTGAAGAAATAACTTCTGATATACCAAATATAGGAGAATCAGCTTTATCTAAATTAGATGAATCCGGAATTATTCATATTGGCGCAGAAGTACATGGAGGAGATATTTTAGTTGGAAAAGTTACTCCAAAAGGAGAAACTCAACTAACTCCAGAAGAAAAATTATTAAGAGCTATTTTTGGAGAAAAAGCATCTGATGTAAAAGATTCCTCTTTAAGAGTTCCTAATGGAGTTTTAGGTACTGTTATTGATATACAAATTTTTACTAGAGATGGAATAAAAAAAGACAAAAGAACAATTGAAATTGAAGAAATGCAAATAAATCAAATTAAAAAAGATCTTTCAGACAAAAAAAAAATGTTTGAAATAGGTTTATTTAGACAAACTAAATCTATTTTAATAAAATCTGGTTTATTATATAAAAAATTTAAAAAAAAATCTCCTGAAAAATGGATTTTTTTAAAATTAAAAAATAAAAAATATCAAAATAAATTAGAAAAAATTAAACATCAATATAAAATATTAAAAAAAACATTTAAAAAAAAACTTATAGAGAAAAAAAAAAAAATTACTCAAGGAGACGATTTATCACCAGGAATACTAAAAATAGTAAAAGTATATTTAGCAGTTAAAAGATATTTACAAACAGGAGATAAAATGGCTGGAAGACACGGAAATAAAGGAGTAATTTCTAAAATTAATCCAGTTGAAGATATGCCATATGATAAATATGGAATACCTGTAGATATTGTTTTAAATCCTTTAGGAGTACCATCTAGAATGAATATAGGGCAAATATTAGAAACTCATTTAGGAATGGCTGCAAAAGGAATAGGAAATAAAATAACAAAAATATTAAAACAAAAAAAAAGAATCTTTAATTTACGTTCTTTTATGCAAAAAACTTTTAATATAGGATATAATACACGCCAAAAAATAAATTTAAATAATTTTTCTGATGATGAAATATTATGTTTAGCTAAAAATTATAAAAAAGGCATTCCAGTCTCTACCCCTGTTTTTGATGGAGCTCTGGAAAAAGAAATAAAAGATCTTTTAAAATTAGGAGATTTTCCTAAATCTGGACAAATTCATTTATTTGATGGAAGAACTGGTCAAAAATTTGAAAGACCAGTAACTGTTGGATATATGTATATACTTAAACTTAATCATTTAGTTGACGACAAAATGCATGCACGTTCAACAGGATCTTATAGTTTAGTTACCCAACAACCTTTAGGAGGAAAAGCTCAATTTGGAGGGCAAAGATTTGGAGAAATGGAAGTATGGGCATTAGAAGCATACGGAGCTTCTTATACATTACAAGAAATGTTAACAGTAAAATCAGATGATGTTAGTGGAAGAACAAAAATGTATAAAAATATTGTTGATGGAAATCATAAAATGGAACCTGGAATGCCAGAATCATTTAATGTTTTATTAAAAGAAATACGTTCTTTAGGAATTAATATCGAATTAGAAGATTAA
- the rplK gene encoding 50S ribosomal protein L11 — translation MSKKITGYIKLQVPAGQANPSPPVGPALGQKGLNIMDFCKQFNSETNKLEKGVPTPVVITVFSDKTFSFITKTPPASILLKKYAGIKSGSKKPNIEFVGKINISKIQEIAKIKKKDMTGRNIKKMCLSIIGTAKSMGLKIEKS, via the coding sequence ATGTCTAAAAAAATAACAGGATATATAAAACTTCAAGTTCCTGCTGGACAAGCAAATCCTAGCCCACCTGTTGGTCCAGCTTTAGGGCAAAAAGGATTAAATATTATGGATTTTTGTAAACAATTTAATTCTGAAACTAATAAATTAGAAAAAGGAGTACCTACACCAGTTGTAATAACTGTGTTTTCCGATAAAACTTTTTCATTTATTACAAAAACTCCTCCAGCATCAATTTTATTAAAAAAATATGCAGGAATAAAATCAGGATCTAAAAAACCAAACATTGAATTTGTAGGAAAAATTAATATTTCAAAAATTCAAGAAATTGCAAAAATTAAAAAAAAAGATATGACAGGACGTAATATAAAAAAAATGTGCCTATCTATTATAGGAACAGCAAAATCTATGGGTTTAAAAATAGAAAAATCTTAA